TGTACCTGGGCCCAAACTAATTACGGGAAATTCCCTGCGCCTCTTACAGGAGTCGAACGAGACACTTAATGACCACAGtcgaattatattttacaatcgttaaaaaatgcaataaaatcatactcgaattttttataattaataaatatgtaaagaaaaattctttacataACACCACCGCCGTTAGACTGGAGCACGAGtgaaatttatcaaatgaACGAGTGTGAAGTCAGTTAAGCCCTTCGTTGGACAATATCTATCTTACGTTATAACTTATTTCAAAACtgttaattatttctatttcttCTTGTCTTCTATCCATCGGTGATTGCTGGTGGAGCGTTGacaagagcattgactactTGCACTGAGAGGTACATCGGTCCAGTGCCACTGTTGCTGAAGTCTATTTCATTAggtttcgtaaaaaaaatccttttcgAGATGTTCTTGTAATCTCTCTGAATTGTCATAGAAGATTTGTTACTCCTTTATCCTTCAATATTTCCTTGAGCTTTTTAAATGTTTGGAGATATTGCTCTGTTGTTCTTATTCAGCTCGCTGGCGTTCGCAATCGAACTGTCCGATTCACTGGAACTAGATTCGTCATCGGATGTCCAGTCAGGTTCTGGGTTAACATCAGGACCTAAATGACGGCATTACCGCACTTGGGTCGATCCGTATTCCACCAGGTTTCTCTGGATGTTTAGGCGGCCTTCCTCTCTTTTTGGCTGGAGCGCCTACTGTTCCCTGCAGAGGAGTCTTCGGTGTTCCTACTGTAGGTTCGTTTTCCTGCAGAGAAGAAGTCTTCGGTGTTTCTACTGCAGTCTCTTGGTAACGATCTCTGTTGGTTGTTATTCTTCCTCGAATGAACGACTTTTTTTTGACATCGATATGCGAAGAAATGTGTTCTTCGGTTCCGAAAAGTTGATGTTGCTTGGATTCTTCGTGATCTCGTTAAAGCAACTTCTTCAATTCAATCCTAATTTAAACTTCACAGGTTGGCACTGGTCGATGTTCAGTACCTCTCCTCCAAGTACTGCCATATAGTCCGATCCTCTCTCGAGGCGACACATGGACTCATCTGGCGGTGTTGACGTAATTGCTGATATTTCCCTTTAAAGACCTATTCtaatttataagaataatcTTACATCTAAATACAAAAACTTTTTCCCGATAACAATTGTCGTGTTACCGTAAATACACTTATTTTACATCTATTACTAATCTAATAAATCAAAACTGTTTCTTAATTCATTTTCTCAAATGATCTTTGTTAGATCTAtcaaaacaaaagaaaatattaacttgAAGAGTGCCAGTGATGCGCCACCTTAACGCACTTCGAGTGAGATCAGTTGATTAGTCCATCTGATATTGTCTCAACGACAATCTCCGATATCCAGACGGGATATCGTAAacacacaaaatttatttaaaactttttcattttatcgTACCTGAAGAAAGTATTGTTATTGTTCATTCATAATTTACGTATAACAAAACTCccatttatctatttaatctCTTAAATGTACCTGGGCCCAAACTAATTACGGGAAATTCCCTGGGCCTCTTACAGGAGTCGAACGAGACACTTAATGATCACACtcgaattatattttacaattgttaaaaaatgcaataaaatcatactcgaattttttataattaataaatatgtaaagaaaaattctttacataacattttcaattaaaaaaatttttttctctctaaaatctttattttttcgattagagagattgattttttgattttttaaaaaatttgaaaaaaaaaaaaaaattgtcaatttttttcaaaatgttttttcgaaaatttttgttttttaattttttttttaacgtctTCAGAATGCTCCactattgtcaaaaaaaattaattcaattttttctgaCCGCTACAACTGCCTTAGTTTCAAatctgattttaaaaattcaataaaaacaaattgatATACCCCCTGCGGGTTTCCGCTTTTCTTCACacaaaacttaaattttttgtattctttctagcttaaatttttttcgtaaattttctgtaagctTTTCGTTGATAATCACCTTTGGCATTTTGATATGCCTCGCCGACATTTAGCTGCCACAGATGTGGCTCGCATTGTTATCCTACTTCAAGAGGGCTACAGTCAGGTGAAAGTAGCAGCTTCTATGGGAGTGAGTCAGTCTATTGTCAGTCGTGCCTATGCCCAATTTAACGCGACTCAAAGTTACGATCGTCGTCCGGGTCAAGGTAGACGACGAATCACTACCGAGCGTAATGATCGAGCTATCATTCGCGAAGTTCGTCGAAACCCTACTGCCCATGCTCACACGATCGCTCCTCAATTCCGCAATCGTCGACAACGTCCTTCCCAACAACTCATCTCGGCATCAACGGTCCGAAATCGCTTTCGAGAGCAAGGACTACGCGCTCGACGCGCAAATCGCGTGCCTATGCTCACTCCACGACATCGTCGAGCCCGATTGGCTTATGCACATGACCATCACCATTGGGGTCGTAGACAGTGGACCAGTGTCTTATGGACTGACGAATCTCAATTTTGTCTTCATGGCAGCGATAGACGATCTCTCGTTTGGCACCGTCGTGGGGAACGAGATCGGGATAGTTTTACGAGACCAGTTACGGCTTTCAATGGTGGATCAGTCATGGTGTGGGCAGGCGTGTCCTTCAATACCAGAACCCCGTTGGTCATCGTTCGTGGGACGTTGACTGCCGACAGGTATGTCGACGAGATTCTGGGACCACACATCCTGCCTATGCGCACACGCATGGGAGCAAGACGGTTCATTTTGATGCAGGATAATGCTCGTCCTCATACTGCAGTTCGCACGTGAACTTTTCTCCGCGCCAGCAACGTAACAACGCTTAATCATCCAGCTATGAGTCCTGATTTGAACCCAATTGAGCATGTTTAGGACATGCTTGGGCGTCGATTGCGGCGAGACTATCCGCAACTGCACAATCTTCATCAGTTGACTCAAGCGTTGTTACGTTGTTGGCAAGGAATTTCGCAACATGACATTCGACGATGCATCAACATGCAAGAGCGCTTACGAGCTGTGATTCGGAACAGAGGTGGCAATACACGGTACTGAACTGTTACTGCCGTGCGTACAGAGGTCCTTCAACAGctacagacagacagacagacaaaCACACAGACAAACACACAGaagcacacacacacacacacacacacacacacacacacacacacacacacacacacacacacacacacacacacagaagCGTAAATCCGACCGAGCAACCTCCACGTGGTACGCTTTGGGTAACGCTAATGCCGGCGGTAAAACAgcagtcgaaaaaaatcgagaaaatttcgaaaaaaattgaaaattttttttttttcaaattttttgtaaatcaatctctttatttgaaaaaataaggattttcgagagaaaaaaatttttttaattgaaaaaatgaataaaaatcacaaaattgctcATAATGGtgatttttgcaaaaacaaAGAATTTGAAGCTTCGGGgcacaatgaaaaaaaaatcgcagcgctttgaatttttaaggGATTTTAGGGGACActttgaagttaaaaaattattgacgaTATCCTTCGTTCATCCATTTTATCCAAAGTTATACCAAGTTATCCAAATATTCTTAATTATgcgaatttttgtctttttttcaGTCCGAGTTTtcaattcgaaaaaaatttttttctaaaagatGTTTAGATTTTCTTATAGAAAATATCGTGCAGTTTTCAAAACCCTCCTCCGATTTCCTGTACAATCATTATTTTCGGAGTTATTGAATATCAAATTCAAAAAGAACTTTTTTGCTTTGATTGACGATAACTCCGCGGTAAATTGTCGTACAGGCTTTTTGAATACGCCAAATTAAAGAGTattaaattctctaaaataaattttgaacaaaacaattaaaaaaattttgttgaagcCCGTGGACCTTTTTTtagacggaaaaaaatttggaaaatttttttttcggtagttTTCTTAAGATTTCTCCAGACCTGGTCATGAcatgtcaaaatttttcatggtCATATCTGAAAACTAGATACTTGGAGCTATAATTtgctttctttattttttctgtacgaCCATTTTCCTCGGAGTTACAGCTTGTTGAAAATCAcccaaaaatttggaattttttttttatcccttaatttttgtgactagtgtatatagaataagcaaaaggaaatttagcatagaccggatagctcaaatagtagagtagccgacatgtcttcggaaggttctgggttcgaatcccagtccgagctatctaataatttttttttctcgcatattctataaactcacattaagatgatcgtctccacattcctttctcaatcctttcctaccaatatcctgttacgtgaatgtggaacgctttaacaggagatttaattgggtaCTTCcggcaaaattttgaattttcaccgaaAATGCctaaactaagcttctgttaaaaaattctatgaaaatcaaatacatcgtctcacaccaaaatatctcagaaaatgcccaaacgcagcccctgttaaaagcggaactcaaaattccaattttaaaaggttctccacggaagttacattttagCACAccctaaaatatatatatatatatatatatatatatatatatatatatatatatatatatatatatatatatatatatatatatatatgtcgggtttataaataaaagtggaACACAAGATTTTAGTTTAATCTGAATCtaagtttatttaatcttctattaaatataaaacatttCTAAACAATCTTAGctatcaaataaaatacgtACAATAAtgttatcaatattaataaggATGCTTGAGTTGTAACTAGTAGCACACGAACAGTCAAGCGTCCAAGCAACAAGATGTGCAAGCCACAGCGAGCAAGCCGGAGAGTGAGTCGTATGCGCAGCTAGCCTGCGCGTAGACCGACGCTATCTCCGTATAAATCAATATTGATTTAGTTGTCGCTTTGAGCGgcaaatacaaatataaagtatattaaagacttaaataattaagtaactgaacaagaaaatcttgtactcttaacaatatatatatatatatatatatatatatatatatatatatatatatatatatatatatatatatatatatatatatatatattagttaTTGATGTACCTTGGGCGAACCACGTGCCAATATGGTCGAGGTAATAAGTATTTTCAGCAGGGATAGTATAAAACCGAGGCCCGATAGGGCCGAGGCTTTATATCCCTGCTGCAAATAATTATCACCGAGACCGTATTGGCGCGTGGCTTGCCCAtgttgcttaaaaaatttttcgtcctaTGGCGGACGTATGCAGGTTTTTACGTGCAGAGGAAacttaatttgtaaataaatagcgTACGAAGCCATAAccctttaaataaaaatacatgaaagtctTTAAGTTAGTCATAGGTAGAAACTCGCCAAAACCGGGCCACGATTCATTAGTggttaaaatcaataaattcaaatttctagtgAATATTaaagtgtaattttattgtaattaataatttaaacgccgttattttaacatattttttaataaattgcaattttataatattaaaataacaattccccgagttacaaaaatttacatCAATGAACTTAACTGCTATACTAAAACAATTGACTTACAAATATTGAGATTATATTGTCTTTTCAGCATAACACGCCCCCGGCGcgcttttaaaattacagttaAAACGTAAGCTAGTCGGCTGTATACAGATTGATGACGCATGCGTGGCATTGTCCTGGGTTGTATCAAGCTCTACACAGCCTAGTAGATACTGGCGCGTACACGTATTATTTACAGATTGAGTATCGTCTGCACGTGAAAACCCCCATACTTCCCCCTAGGACGGAAATATATATTGTTGACTGGACATTCGGcgattactgtttttttttttgttgtatatatatatatatatatatatatatatatgtatatatatttactagCAGccacccgcccgcttcgctgggcacactattaattttaatctttatttcttatattaactaaaaaatgtatattttcttatcgataaatgaagtgaatttttaaaatttagtcaGGAAAAATAGTACCAGTCAATGCATTTGTCATACACAGATTTCCGCATTACCCATGAGGTCCTGTGTATTGGGATGCGTCCCCGTTATTTAACGTGGCGGGATCCCCAGGAGGCCTAcaccacaaaaaaaaaactcagcttttactttttacaaaaatttatttctcgtAATGAACACAAATATAACAATCACTCAATACTTatcaatgaataaaattaacagtTTTATACAGTTACAAACTTAAAACTTCCTTGTAAACAATGTTTTTCGTCTTTTTTTCTGGTTAAAGAATAATCAATTTGTCCGGTGAACTGACTCTTGAGCATGCCACGTAAAACTGACCATGAGAAAAACAATCATGTCTCAAATCTACACCAGCTAATTTTAAACTCTGCCCCTGCGCTTTATTGATAGTCATAGCATAGCAAACCCTAACAGGAAATTGTAGACGTTTGAAGTTGAAATGGTAGTCAGATGGAACCAAAGGAATTCTTGGAATAAATACGACTTCTCCTTCATGTTTACCTGTTAAAATTGTagcttcaataatatttttatgtaaatttttcacttgtaGTCTCGTACCGTTACATAGTTTTGGAGGATTCAAATTGCGCAGTAACATTATTGGTGCTCCAATTTTGAGATTGAGAATATGAGATGGTATTCCGGGTGGATTGAGTGTATGTAAGAACTCGACAGGATAATGGACAGCATCATCAACTTCTACGactgtatcaatagatttatacTTCATTTGATTAGTTGATAGCTTTTCCAGAAGAAAGTTGTTAATGCTATTTGCTGAATCATTCATTGGAGTCAGAATAGCTCTTTCTTTTAGCCATGAAGAGTAATTAACtccaattttattgatatctGGGTATATTTTATCAGTTAATGTAGTTAAATCATCAACAATATCACCTAGGTTATCCGGAATACTTATTCGTCCGTCAACTTCTGAAATTTGTCCATTCCCTATATCAATgagtaactttgaaaattcttcTGCTCTCAAATCATGTTGCATATGAACGCgcatattaattttcaaagacAGTACGTTAACATGAGGCTATAAAACTGAGAATTTGAGACAGGCTTTGACTTCATCTGCACGTGTACCTCGTGGTACAACAGGTAAAGTTTGtctgaagtcaccagctaaaACAACAGTTATTCCACCCATTATTCGGTCACTATTTCTTATATCCTTAAGAGTTCTGTTGAGAGCTTCAATAGCATTTTTGTGAGCCATAGTGCATTCATGCCATACTATCAGTTTTGCTTCTCTGATAACGTGAGCCATATCACTCTGCTTAGAAATATTGCATAGAATATTACCAGAATGATTCATTTCAAGAGGTAATTTAAATGTCGAGTGAGCTGTTTTGCCTCCGTCAATTAAAGTAGCCGCAATTCCTGAAGAAGCAACAGcaatagcaatacttttttcactTCTAATTTTCGCAAGCAACAAattaatcaagaatttttttcccgTTCCACCAGGAGCATCAAGGAAGAACAATCGTCCAGAATCAGAAACGACACTATTCAATATAGATTCATATGCTTCTTTCTGTTCTTTATTCAGTATCGGATCACTTTTTATCACTTCTTCGGTTAACTTAGCAATGTCATAAgctaattcatttaaatattgttgattaataataacagaTTCTTGTTCTCAAGATGGTGAAGTGAGTCCAAATTGTAAAAGAGTCTTACCTGACATAGCAATGACcatatcttcaatattaaTCAAACATTGATTGTAAACAATATCAAGATCTAACTCAGAGTTTTCGCGATTCCTACTCATTCGTCTTTTAATGTCGTCCGTGAAATTATCTCGATATTTATCCAATTATTTAATCGGATCTCCAACTTGGCAAAAAACTAACATAACAGCAAACAATTCACGTATTTTGTAAGATGAATCAGAAATTGAGACTTCTGCTAAAGTTTGATCCCAATGAGCATCGTCTTCGAGCAATCCCATTACTCTGCAAGCTTCTTGAAATGTAGGATAGATTACATCTTTTATAGTTCTTAAAGCCGTAAATGACTCTGGACCGCGAACTTCATGCAAAAGAAGACGGAGGTAATAACATTCAGTATTGGTAGGATGGACAGTATACACTCTGCCTAAAACATgatctttttttatacctaAATAACCTGGCACAATTTTTCCTTGTTTTCTTCTGTGAAACTGGTGTTTTCTCCAGACATAATAAGCTGGAACTtcacaatataataatttttttgcaaaattgtCCACTTTACAgagttcaaataaataatagtttaaaaaaactaaaaacacgctttttatagaaaaccaaactaaaaaatagaaaataaattttaataaatttaaattaagaatagtgttaaaaatttcaataaatataaattaataatagtgtaaataaaaaaatgtattttattttaaaaaaagcgtggggtgctttttaagatatcaaaatgataatcactctactcatatctgtcaataaaatatttataactattgacaccatgcaccccacgctttttaaaataaaatacatttttttttatttacactattattaatttatatttattgaaatttttaacactattcttaatttaaatttattaaaatttattttctattttttagtttggttttctataaaagcgtgtttttagtttttaaactattatttatttttactttttagtttggtttatttataaaagcgtgatttttagtttttaaactattatttgttgattatcaaaaatattcaggcgcgcaaattacccacggagagttacatactgacaaactgacatacaagtgaagctaatataaagcgtgtaaaaaacctacggaggaaaacacctggtttcgaaatataacttcgggatggtcatcagaggattccgggttgatgtacgggtttatctgtgccattcccgatgaaaacctacggaggaaaacacctggtttcgagatataacttcgggatggtcatcagaggattccgggttgatgtacgggtttatctgtgccattcccgatgaaaacctacggaggaaaacacctggtttcgagatataacttcgggatggtcatcagaggatttcgggttgatgtacgggtttatctgtgccattcccgatgaaaacctacggaagaaaacacctggtttcgagatataacttcgggatggtcatcagaggattccgggttgatgtactggtttatctgtgccattcccgatgaaaacctacggaggaaaacacctggtttcgagatataacttcgggatggtcatcagaggattccaagttgatgtacgggtttatctgtgccattcccgatgaaaacctacggaggaaaacacctggtttcgagatataacttcgggatggtcatcagaggattccgggttgatgtacgggtttatctgtgccattcccgatgaaaacctacggaggaaaacacctggtttcgaaatataacttcgggatggtcatcagaggattccgggttgatgtacgggtttatctgtgccattcccgatgaaaacctacggaggaaaacacctggtttcgagatataacttcgggatggtcatcagaggatgactaggaaggtcatcacctgggttctaggttgataataatcaaaatttaaataatatcattatggtagtctctttatgcgaaggagagttacatactgacaaactgacaaactgacatacaagtgaagctaaaataaaaaaaaaaaaaaaaaaaaaaaaaaaagcgtgtaaaaaagcCATAAGTGTTGTTGATGAGGGTAACATGAGGGTTATTAGAAGCGTATTTTTTTGTCGCCTTTCTATGTACATCAGGATTACGATGAGTGTAATTTAAAGTGGCTTGTCGCAATTGTCTCTCTCTAATTGTATAGTTGACTCTTTTcctcctttttttttctcccatTTGATTGAAGGGGATTCacatcattaataactgattCACTTGAACTTTGTAATTCaacgttaaaaattaattgaggtAGTCAAACTTCCgctaatatattttcttgagtttGAGGCACTAAAAATGATACGTTTTCATCACtttgtttatcataattatcactatttaaatttaaacacgATAAAGCAAcgttagaaattaatttatgcgATAAAAAACTCATTGACACATTTTCTTGAGTTTGAGGCACCGAAAATGACACATTTTCTCCATTTTGTTTTACACTACCCCCACTTTTATAGTTATTACCTGTAATTTTTGATGCAAGCACCGAAAGATAAACATCGTAGTGACCATTATTATCATGCCCCGTAAAACGTAACCTTTTTACACCTCGAATTGCTTCACCAACGGAAGCTATAATGCAATCACCTTGATACACTTCAAACCGATATGGAAATATCTCTGCGGCTGCCATAATTTCACAAATAGATCCATATGTGTTTCGTTTAGACATTTCGGTAAAGTATAAACCTACTGAATCATAATTCTCGCCAGATGACATAACAGTATAAGATTTAAATCTATCCCAGTTGTTAATGACATGAGaaacaataatatttctcattttattAGCCATTAATACATTACCGTAAACCAGTAaagataaagaagaaaataaacatGCTCATCCCcatttttataacattaaaaGGAGTAAGTATTCCatctatcaaaatatattctACATCCATTATGatgaatatatattaaaaaattttttcaattgtgctttaaatatttatcgataataaaatactatgtttatttcaaaatatactttaaaaaaaattaaatttactgaactgaaaattaacagaagtttgtaattaaaaactattatcacattaaatgtaaaatgtaaattttaatgtaaattgataaaatcaaaattagtaaagtaataaaaaattttttgataaatttaaataaacactCACCAACtggaaactttaaaaatgatagaaaaattatcatgAAGACTTACTTGAATTCAAaacaataaagaaaatataattgacaTATACTCAATTGAAGTAACCATAATAAAGAATGgatatcttaattatttaaattagcgTCGAATACGTATaaataccaaaatttttgaaattattaagatttttctttgtaaataTCGTGACAGCGatttatttttgacatttattcatttattctcTCAAGCATATCATGATATAATTCATTTATCTAAAGCCAACTTTAATatcatctatatatatataatagattcccacctatatattgactcatcacgatatctctggaaccataaggcgtagcgacttgaaatttggtaggaatattcctttcgccgagtagaggtcagctaagaacggattttacgaaattccacccacaaggggggttgcgggggcgttaacaatagaaaattcccatttttaacctatagctcctatcgacttcaaatttggtaggaatctcctatatgtgatgtagaaatgatctaagagcggattttacgacaatctactcccaatatggattgcgggggtggacgttaacaatgaaaattaaaaatttccgacttctagctcctatagactcctaattttgtatgaattttgtataagtgatgtaaaataatttatgaacgaattttacgatatcccactccacagaggaatgcgggggtgggtcttaacaatgaaaattttaaattttttagctctaGCTCCTAAAggctcaaaatttgataagtatctgctatatgcgaggtagaaatgatctaagagtcgattttatgacaatctactcccaatatggattgcgggggtggacgttaacaatgaaaattaaaaattttcgacttttagctcctacagactcctaattttgtatgaattttgtgtaagtgatgtaaaaataatttatgaacgaattttacgatatcccactccacagaggagtgcgggggtgggtcttaacaatgaaaatttttaatttccgagctgtagctcctataggctccaaatttggtaagaatctgttcTATGGG
This genomic interval from Cotesia glomerata isolate CgM1 linkage group LG1, MPM_Cglom_v2.3, whole genome shotgun sequence contains the following:
- the LOC123260160 gene encoding ATP-dependent DNA helicase pif1-like, whose amino-acid sequence is MSRNRENSELDLDIVYNQCLINIEDMVIAMSAYDIAKLTEEVIKSDPILNKEQKEAYESILNSVVSDSGRLFFLDAPGGTGKKFLINLLLAKIRSEKSIAIAVASSGIAATLIDGGKTAHSTFKLPLEMNHSGNILCNISKQSDMAHVIREAKLIVWHECTMAHKNAIEALNRTLKDIRNSDRIMGGITVVLAGDFRQTLPVVPRGTRADEVKACLKFSVL
- the LOC123260088 gene encoding ATP-dependent DNA helicase RRM3-like — encoded protein: MRVHMQHDLRAEEFSKLLIDIGNGQISEVDGRISIPDNLGDIVDDLTTLTDKIYPDINKIGVNYSSWLKERAILTPMNDSANSINNFLLEKLSTNQMKYKSIDTVVEVDDAVHYPVEFLHTLNPPGIPSHILNLKIGAPIMLLRNLNPPKLCNGTRLQVKNLHKNIIEATILTGKHEGEVVFIPRIPLVPSDYHFNFKRLQFPVRVCYAMTINKAQGQSLKLAGVDLRHDCFSHGQFYVACSRVSSPDKLIIL